From Humisphaera borealis, the proteins below share one genomic window:
- a CDS encoding SpoIIE family protein phosphatase: MPPVSAQQGLLERPAARTGELLVEVHDGVRAIARHKVLSHAIIGRAADAQIHLDRGTVSRQHAEVLCDPFGRWWIRDLGSRNGVVFSGRRVNERAIRTGDQYQVGDFALRFKLPETPDEDGTREKSDHTTFVPVSDHDAAIDISTARDLGSPKIAAEHLSMLLETGRLMMETDESDARLTQLLQLMLRPEYKGTCSMALRVHPGRLESPVALVPAQTLSGHGGNRVPVSRSLLKSVMERRAPAMAGSANGMPVHGDMVEMSMISSTRPLCAIACPLRQPGGSDAPPDGAMDLLYIVFPPECATGEWLAIAALATEQFRLSESAWAARRDALSHAAVERDLEQARQIQIQFLPRGLSVPGLEVAVGFQPCRWVAGDYTDAMLLGDGRIFLAVADVCGKGLAAALVASSLHTLVRAMLDDGDSLERVMNRLNRHLVRYLRDGRFATMACAIVNPATGAIQYANCGHPPVFIFGPDGSARDLPTGSNLPLGVDPDAVQLHEDQLNPGEMLAMYTDGLSEARTTTGEMLGIDGVRTQFCHIYAACRGHTVTEACNRVITWMDTVSGGRLQDDDRTYLLARRK; encoded by the coding sequence ATGCCACCCGTTTCCGCTCAACAAGGTCTGCTCGAACGCCCCGCCGCCCGTACCGGCGAACTGCTGGTTGAGGTCCACGACGGCGTCCGAGCCATCGCGCGACACAAGGTGCTGTCGCATGCCATCATCGGCCGGGCAGCCGATGCGCAGATTCACCTCGACCGTGGCACCGTCTCGCGACAGCACGCCGAGGTTCTTTGCGACCCCTTCGGCCGATGGTGGATTCGCGACCTCGGCAGCCGCAACGGCGTGGTTTTCAGCGGACGCAGGGTCAACGAGCGGGCCATCCGCACCGGCGATCAGTACCAGGTCGGTGATTTCGCACTGCGGTTCAAGCTGCCGGAAACGCCGGACGAAGACGGCACGCGCGAGAAATCGGATCACACCACGTTCGTGCCGGTCTCCGATCATGACGCCGCGATCGACATCAGCACCGCCCGAGACCTGGGCTCGCCGAAGATCGCCGCCGAGCACCTGTCGATGCTGCTGGAGACCGGCCGGCTGATGATGGAGACCGATGAATCGGACGCCCGTCTGACCCAGCTCCTGCAGCTGATGCTCCGGCCCGAATACAAGGGCACCTGCTCGATGGCCCTTCGGGTGCACCCCGGCCGGCTGGAAAGCCCGGTGGCGCTGGTGCCGGCCCAAACCCTGAGCGGACACGGCGGCAACCGGGTGCCGGTGTCGCGCAGCCTGCTCAAATCGGTCATGGAGCGCCGCGCCCCCGCGATGGCCGGCAGCGCCAACGGCATGCCCGTCCACGGCGATATGGTCGAGATGTCGATGATCTCATCGACCCGGCCGCTGTGTGCGATCGCCTGCCCCCTGCGGCAGCCCGGCGGTTCCGACGCCCCGCCCGATGGCGCGATGGATCTGCTCTATATCGTCTTCCCTCCCGAGTGCGCAACCGGCGAATGGCTCGCGATTGCTGCCCTTGCGACGGAACAGTTTCGCCTGTCGGAATCGGCCTGGGCGGCGCGACGGGACGCGCTCAGCCACGCCGCCGTCGAACGCGACCTGGAACAGGCCCGCCAGATTCAGATCCAGTTCCTGCCCCGCGGCCTGAGCGTGCCGGGGTTGGAAGTGGCGGTCGGGTTCCAGCCCTGCCGCTGGGTCGCCGGCGACTACACCGACGCGATGCTGCTCGGTGACGGCCGTATCTTCCTTGCTGTCGCCGACGTTTGCGGTAAGGGGCTCGCCGCGGCGCTGGTCGCCAGCAGCCTGCACACGCTGGTTCGCGCAATGCTCGACGACGGCGACAGCCTCGAGCGCGTGATGAACCGCCTGAACCGCCATCTGGTCCGCTATCTTCGCGACGGTCGTTTCGCGACGATGGCGTGCGCGATCGTCAATCCCGCGACCGGCGCGATTCAGTACGCCAACTGCGGTCATCCGCCGGTGTTTATCTTCGGCCCTGACGGCTCGGCCCGCGATCTGCCCACCGGCAGCAATCTGCCCCTGGGTGTCGATCCCGACGCGGTGCAGTTGCACGAAGACCAGCTCAACCCCGGTGAAATGCTCGCGATGTACACCGACGGCCTGAGCGAAGCCCGCACGACGACCGGCGAGATGCTCGGCATCGACGGCGTCCGTACTCAATTCTGCCACATCTACGCCGCCTGCCGCGGCCACACCGTCACCGAAGCCTGCAACCGCGTCATCACTTGGATGGACACCGTTTCCGGTGGCCGTCTCCAGGACGACGACCGCACGTACCTCCTGGCCCGGCGCAAGTGA
- the dcd gene encoding dCTP deaminase — translation MSVLCDTQIRELIGIEPFEDNVKRPGKISFGVSSYGYDVRVGTLFKIFTNVSPTGGQAIVDPKRFTEDLFVTVDTADTGSDHVIIPPNSFALCETVEEIAVPRDCLAICVGKSTYARCGIIVNVTPLEPEWRGKVTIEISNTTPLPAKIYANEGIAQMIFLQAERVCARSYADKGGKYQDQAGLTLPKVD, via the coding sequence ATGTCTGTACTCTGTGACACGCAAATCCGCGAACTGATCGGCATCGAACCCTTCGAAGACAACGTCAAGCGGCCGGGCAAGATCAGCTTCGGCGTCAGCAGCTACGGGTACGACGTCCGCGTCGGCACGCTCTTCAAGATCTTCACCAACGTCTCCCCCACCGGCGGGCAGGCGATCGTCGACCCCAAGCGGTTTACCGAAGACCTCTTCGTCACCGTCGACACCGCCGACACCGGCAGCGACCACGTGATCATCCCGCCGAACAGCTTCGCGCTGTGCGAAACGGTCGAAGAGATTGCCGTCCCCCGGGACTGCCTGGCGATCTGCGTCGGCAAGAGCACGTACGCCCGCTGCGGCATCATCGTGAACGTCACCCCGCTCGAGCCCGAGTGGCGCGGCAAGGTGACGATCGAAATCAGCAACACGACTCCCCTGCCGGCGAAGATCTACGCCAACGAAGGCATCGCGCAGATGATCTTCCTGCAGGCCGAGCGCGTCTGTGCCCGCAGCTACGCCGACAAGGGCGGCAAGTACCAGGACCAGGCGGGACTGACGCTGCCGAAGGTGGATTGA
- a CDS encoding TSCPD domain-containing protein: MKITRRFTKAGQDVFSTVNYDKRTSRIANPDGKVVFEMNDAEIPSQWSQLATDIMVSKYFRKAGVPQLDENGQQKRDEAGNLIFGPEKSAKQVIHRLAGCWRMWGETHGYFDSTEDAQAFYDELSYMLLNQMCAPNSPQWFNTGLNYAYNITGPAQGHFYCDPKSGELTRGADAYTHPQPHACFIQSVADDLVNEGGIMDLWTREARLFKYGSGTGSNFSKVRGENERLSGGGKSSGLMSFLKIGDRAAGAIKSGGTTRRAAKMVCLDLDHPDVEDFVNWKVREELKVAALAEGIKHLSPEQQATAKKLGLKLDYDFNGEAYMTVSGQNSNNSVRIPNSFFEALEADGDWKLYRRTDAKLHKTIKARDLWEQISYAAWRCADPGVQYDTTINQWHTCPNSGRINASNPCVTGDTRVLTPGGIWRRIDQMIHLPARVVTNLDGQEIHVTEGAFPTGTKDVFELATAGGYKVKLTADHKIYTRRRGWVAARDLTPQDEVKLPNKPAAVQEIGEPQDARFFQMLGFFMSEANGDLTRLHLDAAVPDVALRDSFAQYVAETWGEKLDASDRIFVGDVAENGVDSSADLAAGGGTATATLTNRRLVGRLQSFVRTDTPARRLSDEAFTAGLAAQKHLLRALFTADGEIVNNTVELTSASREFLEDVQMLLLGFGVQSAIASHSALDNRGVLPASRDLTGPSSGDAAIGSGKAGNGASAPQRHGLRIDAGSLRNFGKYVGLLPGRKLQQLAEAMPFALSRGGDVGSQYGANAGNWDRVATVSPLGRQQVFDLTEPVTSSFVANGITVHNCSEYMFLDDTACNLASLNVLTFFDAESKSFDIDAYRHGIRLWTVVLEISVLMASFPSEEIATRSYKFRTLGLGYANLGAMLMQAGIGYDSSKGRGICAALTSILTGESYATSAEMAKEHGPFPGYAENKEPMLRVIRNHRRAAYNVNSDSQGRATAGGYENLQIQPVGIDSNQFAETDPLASSTLLKVARECWDRALAQGEQHGYRNAQTTVIAPTGTIGLLMDCDTTGVEPDFALVKFKKLAGGGYFKIANQSLQPALKNLGYSAEQVHAIIQYVMGTLNLEDSPHINADALLSLGFTRDELAKIESALPATFELSFAFSPWTLGADVMKRLGVSEAEWQKPNFNLLRKLGFSKRQINEANDVICGRGTVEGAPHLRAEHLPVFDCANKCGKTGERFIPAEGHIRMMAAAQPFISGAISKTINLPNEATIDEIKQAYKLSWELGLKANALYRDGSKLSQPLNNKSDEQIDDEESEENVQAAKDEVAKDVAHAAKVASADPSSILSPQSSIRADNISAAIEHTRVIEKIVERIVERPLRRRLPDTRNALTHKFDVAGHEGYITCGLYEDGQPGEVFITMAKEGSTIGGLMDTIATLVSVSLQYGVPVESLVRKFEHVRFEPSGMTRNQEIPFAKSLVDYIFRWLAMEFVPGYRAQNAPRRPERTPVAGTTPAPVVTPVISIAEPAPAALTSETPDVGAHGGVPAPAKKSNGHHSRLEPDTARPFAYGEEKPTPAPEPSTGVNLRLAVVADPLSAQGSNMQADAPACDVCGSITVRSGTCYKCLNCGNSMGCS; encoded by the coding sequence ATGAAGATCACTCGTCGATTCACCAAGGCCGGCCAGGACGTTTTCTCCACCGTCAATTACGACAAACGCACCAGCCGCATCGCCAACCCCGACGGCAAGGTCGTTTTCGAAATGAACGACGCCGAGATCCCTTCGCAGTGGAGCCAGCTCGCCACCGACATCATGGTGAGCAAGTACTTTCGCAAGGCGGGCGTGCCGCAGCTCGACGAGAACGGACAGCAGAAGCGTGACGAAGCCGGAAACCTGATTTTCGGACCGGAGAAATCCGCCAAGCAGGTCATCCACCGTCTGGCCGGCTGCTGGCGCATGTGGGGCGAGACCCACGGCTACTTCGACAGCACCGAAGACGCCCAGGCGTTCTACGACGAGCTGTCGTACATGCTGCTCAACCAGATGTGCGCCCCCAACAGCCCGCAGTGGTTCAACACCGGCCTGAACTACGCCTACAACATCACCGGCCCCGCCCAGGGCCACTTCTATTGCGACCCCAAGAGCGGCGAACTCACCCGCGGCGCCGACGCCTACACCCACCCGCAGCCCCACGCCTGCTTCATCCAGTCCGTCGCCGACGACCTGGTCAATGAAGGCGGCATCATGGACCTCTGGACCCGCGAAGCCCGCCTGTTCAAGTACGGCTCGGGCACCGGCTCCAACTTCTCCAAGGTGCGCGGCGAAAATGAACGCCTCTCCGGCGGCGGCAAGTCGTCCGGCCTGATGTCGTTCCTCAAGATCGGCGACCGCGCCGCCGGCGCGATCAAGTCCGGCGGCACCACCCGCCGTGCCGCCAAGATGGTCTGCCTCGACCTCGATCACCCCGACGTCGAAGACTTCGTCAACTGGAAGGTACGCGAAGAACTGAAGGTCGCCGCGCTCGCCGAGGGCATCAAGCACCTCTCGCCCGAACAGCAGGCGACTGCCAAGAAGCTCGGCCTGAAGCTCGACTACGACTTCAACGGCGAAGCCTACATGACCGTCAGCGGTCAGAACTCGAACAACTCGGTCCGCATCCCCAACAGCTTCTTCGAAGCCCTCGAAGCCGACGGCGACTGGAAGCTCTACCGCCGCACCGACGCCAAGCTGCACAAGACCATCAAGGCCCGCGATCTGTGGGAACAGATCTCCTACGCCGCGTGGCGCTGCGCCGACCCCGGCGTGCAGTACGACACGACCATCAACCAGTGGCACACCTGCCCGAACTCCGGCCGCATTAACGCGTCCAACCCCTGCGTCACCGGCGACACCCGCGTGCTGACGCCCGGCGGCATCTGGCGTCGCATCGACCAGATGATCCACCTGCCCGCCCGCGTCGTCACCAACCTCGACGGCCAGGAAATCCACGTCACCGAAGGCGCATTCCCCACCGGCACGAAGGACGTCTTCGAACTGGCGACCGCCGGTGGCTACAAGGTGAAGCTGACGGCCGACCACAAGATCTACACCCGCCGTCGCGGCTGGGTCGCGGCCCGCGACCTGACGCCGCAGGACGAGGTCAAGCTGCCGAACAAGCCCGCCGCCGTCCAAGAGATCGGCGAGCCGCAGGACGCCCGGTTCTTCCAGATGCTCGGGTTCTTCATGTCCGAGGCCAACGGCGACCTCACCCGCCTTCACCTCGACGCCGCCGTGCCCGATGTCGCGCTGCGTGACAGCTTCGCCCAGTACGTCGCCGAGACGTGGGGCGAAAAGCTCGACGCCTCCGACCGCATCTTCGTCGGCGACGTCGCCGAGAACGGCGTGGATTCATCGGCCGATCTCGCCGCCGGCGGCGGTACCGCCACGGCGACGCTGACCAACCGCCGCCTCGTCGGCCGGTTGCAGTCGTTCGTCCGCACCGACACCCCGGCCCGCCGCCTGAGCGACGAAGCCTTCACCGCCGGCCTGGCCGCGCAGAAGCACCTGCTCCGCGCCCTGTTCACCGCCGACGGCGAAATCGTCAACAACACCGTCGAACTGACCAGCGCCAGCCGCGAGTTCCTGGAAGACGTGCAGATGCTGCTGCTGGGCTTCGGCGTGCAGAGCGCGATCGCCTCCCATTCAGCATTGGATAATCGCGGAGTTCTGCCCGCATCGCGGGATCTCACCGGCCCTTCATCGGGCGACGCAGCCATCGGGAGCGGGAAGGCCGGCAACGGCGCCTCCGCCCCACAGCGCCACGGCCTGCGTATCGATGCGGGCAGTCTCCGCAATTTCGGGAAATACGTCGGCCTTCTGCCCGGCCGCAAGCTCCAGCAGCTCGCCGAAGCGATGCCCTTCGCGCTCAGCCGCGGCGGCGATGTCGGCAGCCAGTACGGTGCCAACGCCGGCAACTGGGACCGCGTCGCGACCGTCTCGCCGCTCGGCCGCCAGCAGGTGTTCGACCTCACCGAGCCCGTCACCAGCTCGTTCGTCGCCAACGGCATCACCGTGCACAACTGCTCGGAATACATGTTCCTGGATGACACGGCGTGCAACCTGGCGAGCCTTAACGTGCTCACCTTCTTCGACGCCGAGAGCAAGAGCTTCGACATCGACGCCTACCGCCACGGCATCCGCCTCTGGACGGTCGTCCTCGAGATCAGCGTGCTGATGGCCAGCTTCCCCAGCGAAGAAATCGCCACCCGCAGCTACAAGTTCCGCACGCTCGGCCTGGGCTACGCCAACCTGGGCGCCATGCTCATGCAGGCCGGCATCGGCTACGACAGCAGCAAGGGCCGCGGGATCTGTGCCGCCCTGACCAGCATCCTCACCGGCGAGAGCTACGCCACCAGCGCCGAGATGGCCAAAGAGCACGGCCCGTTCCCCGGCTACGCCGAGAACAAGGAGCCCATGCTGCGGGTCATCCGCAACCACCGCCGGGCCGCGTACAACGTCAACAGCGACAGCCAGGGTCGGGCGACCGCCGGCGGGTACGAGAACCTGCAGATCCAGCCGGTCGGCATCGATTCCAACCAGTTCGCCGAGACCGACCCCCTCGCGTCGTCCACCCTGCTCAAGGTCGCCCGCGAATGCTGGGACCGCGCCCTCGCCCAGGGCGAACAGCACGGCTACCGCAACGCCCAGACCACCGTCATCGCACCCACCGGCACCATCGGCCTGCTGATGGACTGCGATACCACCGGCGTCGAGCCCGACTTTGCACTGGTCAAGTTCAAGAAGCTCGCCGGCGGCGGGTACTTCAAGATCGCCAACCAGTCGCTCCAGCCGGCCCTCAAGAACCTCGGCTACTCGGCCGAGCAGGTGCACGCGATCATCCAGTACGTCATGGGCACGCTCAACCTGGAAGATTCGCCGCACATCAACGCCGACGCCCTGCTGTCGCTCGGCTTCACCCGCGACGAGCTGGCCAAGATCGAATCGGCCCTCCCCGCCACGTTCGAACTCAGCTTCGCGTTCAGCCCGTGGACGCTCGGCGCCGACGTCATGAAGCGGCTCGGCGTGTCCGAAGCCGAATGGCAGAAGCCCAACTTCAACCTCCTGCGGAAGCTCGGCTTCAGCAAGCGGCAGATCAACGAGGCCAACGACGTCATCTGCGGCCGCGGCACCGTCGAAGGCGCACCCCACCTGCGAGCCGAGCACCTGCCGGTGTTCGATTGCGCCAACAAGTGCGGCAAGACCGGCGAGCGGTTCATCCCCGCCGAAGGCCACATCCGCATGATGGCCGCCGCCCAGCCGTTCATCAGCGGCGCGATCAGCAAGACCATCAACCTGCCCAACGAAGCGACGATCGACGAGATCAAGCAGGCGTACAAGCTGAGCTGGGAACTGGGCCTCAAGGCCAACGCCCTCTACCGCGACGGCAGCAAGCTCTCCCAGCCGCTCAACAACAAGAGCGACGAGCAGATCGACGACGAAGAGAGCGAAGAGAACGTGCAGGCTGCGAAGGACGAGGTGGCAAAAGACGTCGCCCACGCCGCCAAGGTCGCGTCGGCCGATCCATCCTCCATCCTCAGTCCTCAATCGTCGATCCGTGCCGACAACATCTCCGCCGCGATCGAGCACACCCGCGTCATCGAGAAGATCGTCGAACGCATCGTCGAGCGTCCCCTGCGTCGCCGCCTGCCGGATACGCGCAACGCGCTCACGCACAAGTTCGACGTCGCCGGCCACGAAGGTTACATCACCTGCGGTCTGTACGAAGACGGCCAGCCCGGCGAAGTCTTCATCACCATGGCCAAGGAAGGCAGCACGATCGGCGGCCTGATGGACACCATCGCCACTCTGGTGAGCGTGAGCCTGCAGTACGGCGTGCCGGTGGAAAGCCTGGTCCGCAAGTTCGAGCACGTGCGGTTCGAGCCCAGCGGCATGACCCGCAACCAGGAGATCCCGTTCGCCAAGAGCCTGGTGGATTACATCTTCCGCTGGCTGGCGATGGAGTTCGTCCCCGGCTACCGCGCCCAGAACGCCCCCCGGCGTCCCGAGCGCACGCCCGTCGCCGGCACCACGCCCGCCCCGGTCGTGACGCCGGTGATCTCGATCGCCGAGCCCGCACCCGCGGCGCTCACGTCCGAGACGCCCGACGTAGGGGCACACGGCGGTGTGCCCGCCCCCGCGAAGAAATCCAACGGCCACCACAGCCGCCTGGAACCCGACACCGCCCGCCCGTTCGCCTACGGCGAAGAAAAGCCCACCCCCGCCCCCGAGCCCAGCACCGGCGTGAACCTCCGACTGGCCGTCGTCGCCGACCCGCTAAGCGCCCAGGGCAGCAACATGCAAGCCGACGCCCCGGCCTGCGATGTCTGCGGGAGCATCACGGTGAGAAGCGGGACTTGCTACAAGTGTCTGAATTGTGGGAACTCGATGGGATGCTCGTAA
- a CDS encoding DUF4435 domain-containing protein: MPSRDGTIGTERLNNVQSVVIVGANGAGKSRLGYWIEHNNECPTHRVSAQRSLAFKDEVTPVPFDSAQKNLFYGGGALSVYAVSNDRSFRWGGNSDKAMSHLLDDYNPLLSLLFAYNHRRNHLYVQRTRVERSFIEPEESKLETVVRIWQSVMSHRELLVLDDKLKARAPHGSEYAASDLSDGERVAFYLIGEVLIAPDNAIVIIDEPEIHLHHAIQARLWDEIEGARPDCLLVYITHDLDFATSRKMATKIIARSFDGTAWKWDLVPNASPLPESVLLEVLGSRRTTVFVEGDADSIDLTLLSLVFPEYLIIPRGGCEKVIETTKGLRESSGHHNLKPFGLIDRDYRTNKELSCLTKHGVYAAEVSEIENLLCVDEVLELVAAHLRLDVAATVQRVHEFVLGQLEREIEQQAINRTQKELTFRLAGFGVKARSKTELQNLMAAFTSAIDVDEIYAENQKLFRKVVDTADFPQALKLYNRKSLASRISAVFDLRDGGYPELVIRLLKDPRGGKMAAALRKYLPSFASADGVSDG, from the coding sequence TTGCCTAGTCGCGATGGTACGATCGGAACCGAGAGGCTCAACAATGTTCAATCCGTCGTCATTGTCGGCGCAAATGGCGCTGGAAAGAGTCGTCTCGGCTATTGGATTGAGCATAATAATGAATGCCCGACGCATCGAGTGAGCGCCCAGCGTTCATTGGCCTTCAAAGATGAAGTTACGCCTGTGCCTTTCGATTCAGCTCAAAAGAATCTCTTTTACGGGGGTGGTGCTCTCTCAGTCTACGCCGTGAGTAATGACCGAAGCTTCCGTTGGGGTGGAAATTCAGACAAGGCGATGAGCCACCTGCTCGATGACTACAATCCTCTCTTATCACTACTTTTTGCTTATAATCACCGTCGCAACCACCTATATGTTCAGAGAACGCGTGTTGAAAGGTCCTTCATCGAACCTGAAGAGTCAAAGCTGGAAACAGTTGTTCGGATCTGGCAATCAGTAATGTCACACCGCGAATTGCTGGTGTTGGATGACAAGCTGAAGGCCCGCGCGCCGCACGGGTCTGAGTACGCGGCTAGCGACCTGAGCGACGGCGAGCGTGTCGCCTTCTATCTGATCGGGGAGGTGCTCATAGCACCCGACAACGCGATTGTGATCATCGATGAACCTGAAATCCACCTTCACCACGCAATACAAGCTCGACTTTGGGATGAGATTGAGGGCGCGCGCCCTGATTGCCTTCTCGTCTACATCACGCATGACTTAGATTTCGCGACCTCGCGGAAGATGGCTACGAAGATAATCGCCAGATCGTTTGATGGTACCGCGTGGAAGTGGGATCTTGTTCCGAATGCATCGCCACTTCCAGAATCTGTTCTTCTTGAAGTTCTTGGCAGCCGCCGAACCACGGTCTTTGTGGAGGGCGACGCTGACAGTATCGACCTGACGCTGCTCTCGCTTGTCTTTCCAGAGTACCTCATCATCCCGCGTGGTGGTTGCGAGAAGGTGATCGAAACAACAAAGGGCCTTCGAGAATCGTCAGGTCACCACAACCTTAAACCGTTTGGCCTCATCGATAGAGACTATCGCACAAACAAGGAACTGAGTTGCTTGACGAAACATGGCGTCTATGCGGCCGAAGTTTCCGAGATTGAGAATCTCCTCTGCGTGGATGAAGTCCTAGAATTGGTCGCGGCGCACCTGAGGTTAGACGTTGCCGCGACAGTCCAGCGAGTACATGAATTTGTACTTGGACAGCTAGAACGTGAAATCGAGCAGCAAGCCATCAACCGCACGCAGAAGGAATTGACATTCCGTTTGGCGGGATTTGGTGTAAAAGCGAGGTCGAAGACGGAATTGCAGAATCTAATGGCGGCGTTCACTTCTGCAATTGATGTCGATGAGATATACGCGGAAAATCAGAAACTCTTCCGTAAAGTCGTTGATACCGCGGATTTCCCTCAAGCCCTCAAACTTTACAATCGGAAGAGTCTCGCATCGCGCATCTCCGCAGTCTTCGACTTGAGGGACGGCGGTTACCCCGAGTTGGTAATCCGACTTCTCAAGGATCCGAGAGGGGGAAAGATGGCGGCTGCACTACGAAAGTATTTGCCGAGCTTCGCTTCGGCGGATGGCGTATCCGATGGCTGA
- a CDS encoding PPC domain-containing protein — translation MTPERRAHSSSRASSNVHRAAFRPETLEPRRLMAGTPVPNTDVDDQISEAPAVSVGVARYGSISTAGLSGGLVAGRDVDMYKISVVAGQRLRFDIDRTSTSALDSYLRLFNAAGTQLAASDNAAAPGETLAKDAYLEYTFATAGTYYFGVSGAANKAYSATAGTGDVTGSTGAYGCVVVDSTPLYLQTGTDPTFQQVLASGNLPVGEDSTTGVTGSKIDVTNRLVELTTSAKRPIAQAIRIHTLGNSSILRANFSKWSRWYQEDGSTQVFRLFKGETNVRNTRELAARIEAFSTLRWQKGAWHQWSGTYTIIKPIGTSIFQVKNDVNDWAVSLNMSANGDIVLNHRRGVDKVIATNMVGKPFHVRIRDDGLNYEVYLNGVNVGTGSYERPTGYTSFRWGMYMGASAVTQDAMVFVSGATVDA, via the coding sequence ATGACCCCTGAGCGTCGCGCCCATTCGTCCAGCCGAGCATCATCGAACGTCCATCGCGCGGCCTTTCGGCCGGAGACCCTGGAACCGCGCCGACTGATGGCCGGTACGCCTGTGCCCAATACCGACGTGGACGACCAGATTTCCGAAGCCCCCGCGGTTTCGGTGGGTGTGGCGCGGTATGGCAGCATCAGCACCGCCGGGCTGTCCGGCGGGCTGGTCGCGGGGCGCGACGTGGACATGTACAAGATCAGCGTGGTCGCCGGTCAGCGGCTGCGGTTCGACATCGACCGCACCAGCACCAGCGCGCTGGATTCCTACCTGCGGCTGTTCAACGCCGCCGGCACGCAACTTGCCGCCAGCGACAACGCCGCCGCCCCCGGCGAAACCCTCGCGAAGGACGCCTACCTCGAATACACGTTCGCGACCGCCGGCACCTATTACTTCGGCGTGTCGGGCGCGGCGAACAAGGCCTACAGCGCCACCGCCGGCACCGGCGACGTCACCGGCAGCACCGGGGCGTACGGCTGCGTCGTCGTCGACAGCACCCCGCTGTACCTTCAGACCGGGACCGATCCCACGTTCCAGCAGGTGCTGGCCAGCGGCAATCTGCCGGTCGGGGAGGACTCGACCACCGGCGTGACCGGATCAAAGATCGACGTCACCAATCGCCTGGTGGAACTGACGACATCGGCCAAACGGCCGATCGCGCAGGCGATCCGCATCCACACCCTGGGGAACAGTTCCATCCTCCGCGCCAACTTCTCGAAGTGGTCGCGCTGGTATCAGGAAGACGGCAGCACGCAGGTGTTCCGGCTGTTCAAGGGGGAGACGAATGTCCGCAACACCCGCGAACTGGCGGCCCGCATCGAAGCGTTCAGCACCCTGCGCTGGCAGAAAGGCGCGTGGCACCAGTGGAGCGGCACCTACACGATCATCAAGCCGATCGGCACGTCGATCTTCCAGGTGAAGAACGATGTCAACGACTGGGCGGTCAGCCTCAACATGAGCGCCAACGGCGACATCGTCCTCAACCACCGCCGGGGGGTCGACAAGGTGATCGCGACCAACATGGTGGGCAAGCCGTTCCACGTCCGCATTCGGGACGACGGGCTGAACTACGAGGTTTACCTGAACGGCGTCAACGTCGGCACGGGCTCTTACGAGCGGCCGACCGGGTACACCTCGTTCCGGTGGGGTATGTACATGGGCGCCAGCGCCGTTACCCAGGACGCGATGGTGTTCGTGTCCGGGGCGACGGTGGATGCGTAA
- a CDS encoding amidohydrolase family protein has translation MRPRLPTRREVLSRAAAGLGALSLPACAPTAGRKPDATVADAAADASAGYIDAHSHIWTPDTDRFPLGRWITRDQMDPPSFTAEQLLATAAPHGVDRVVIIQHAPYYGDDNSYLINCARRFPGRFSVVAIVDERRTDLADHLRNLKRQGVRGLRISPTRYADRTFVKDPSNWLNAPAMRKLWALATEEDLILCPLVNVEHLPTLHPMLADFPGTRVAIDHFGHARADRPDELQALLSLSRHRRVHVKASGFYKFGDARAPYNDLVPMMRHVTEAFGVDRVLWGSDCPYQLQKGNNYGDAVAMVEHDLDFLPLSARKAILRDNAQRLFFA, from the coding sequence GTGCGGCCACGCCTGCCAACACGACGCGAAGTTCTCTCCCGTGCCGCGGCCGGCCTCGGCGCGCTGTCGTTGCCCGCCTGCGCGCCGACCGCCGGCCGCAAGCCCGATGCGACGGTCGCCGATGCCGCCGCCGACGCCTCCGCCGGCTACATCGACGCCCACAGCCACATCTGGACGCCCGACACCGACCGATTTCCCCTCGGCCGGTGGATCACGCGAGACCAGATGGATCCCCCCAGCTTCACCGCCGAGCAACTGCTCGCTACGGCGGCACCCCATGGCGTTGACCGTGTCGTCATCATTCAGCACGCCCCGTACTACGGGGATGACAATTCATACCTGATCAATTGCGCGAGACGATTTCCCGGCCGGTTCTCCGTCGTCGCGATCGTCGACGAACGTCGGACCGACCTGGCCGACCATCTTCGCAACCTCAAGCGGCAGGGCGTTCGCGGCCTTCGCATCTCGCCGACGCGCTACGCCGACCGAACCTTCGTGAAAGACCCCTCCAACTGGTTGAACGCCCCGGCGATGCGCAAGCTCTGGGCGCTGGCAACCGAGGAGGATCTGATCCTCTGCCCGCTGGTCAATGTCGAACATCTGCCCACGCTGCACCCGATGCTCGCCGACTTCCCCGGCACCAGGGTCGCGATCGATCACTTCGGCCACGCCCGCGCCGATAGGCCCGACGAGCTCCAGGCGTTGCTGTCACTCTCCCGCCACCGCAGGGTCCACGTGAAGGCCTCAGGCTTCTACAAGTTCGGCGACGCCAGGGCACCGTACAACGACCTCGTGCCGATGATGCGGCACGTCACCGAAGCGTTCGGCGTAGACCGGGTCCTCTGGGGCAGCGACTGTCCTTACCAGCTCCAGAAGGGCAACAACTACGGCGACGCCGTCGCGATGGTCGAGCACGATCTCGACTTCCTTCCCCTATCCGCCCGCAAAGCCATCCTCCGCGATAACGCCCAGCGGCTGTTCTTTGCCTGA